In a single window of the Nycticebus coucang isolate mNycCou1 chromosome 13, mNycCou1.pri, whole genome shotgun sequence genome:
- the PPP1R16A gene encoding protein phosphatase 1 regulatory subunit 16A produces MAEHLELLAEMPLVCRMSAQERLKHAQKRRAQQVKLWAQAEKEAQGKKVYGERPRKEAISRGCQKQVLFPPSVTLLEAASRNDLEEVCQFLRSGVSPDLANEDGLTALHQCCIDGFQEMAQQLLGAGANINACDSECWTPLHAAATCGHLHLVEMLIARGANLLAVNTDGNMPYDLCDDEQTLDCLETAMANRGVTQDSIEGARAVRELCLLEDVQSLLGAGADLNASLDHGATLLHIAAANGFGKVAALLLEHQASLSAKDQDGWEPLHAAAYWGQVHLVELLVAHGADLNGKSLMDETPLDVCGDEEVRAKLLELKHKHDALLRAQGRQHSLLRRRTSSAGSHGKVVRRVSLTQRTNLYRKEHAQEAIVWQQPPPPSPEPPEDDEDHKTDAELQLPPPEEDSPEVFRPHNGRVGAPPGRHLYSKRLDRCVSYQLSLPESTAPHVLVRDKAHHTLAELKRQRAAAKLQRAGPEGPEAPEPVLPAARESSQPNRDLGIGMDPPLLKLTAPSEEAPMEKRPCCLLM; encoded by the exons GAGATGCCTCTGGTGTGCAGGATGAGCGCACAGGAGCGGCTGAAGCATGCCCAAAAGCGACGTGCCCAGCAGGTAAAGCTGTGGGCCCAGGCTGAGAAGGAGGCCCAGGGTAAGAAGGTCTATGGAGAGCGGCCACGGAAGGAGGCCATCAGCCGTGGGTGCCAGAAACAGGTCCTCTTCCCACCCAGTGTTACTCTTCTGGAGGCTGCTTCCCGAAATGACCTGGAGGAAG TCTGCCAGTTCCTCAGGAGCGGGGTCAGCCCTGACCTGGCCAATGAGGACGGCCTGACAGCGCTGCACCAG TGCTGCATTGATGGCTTCCAAGAGATGGCACAGCAGCTCCTGGGTGCTGGGGCCAACATCAACGCCTGTGACAGTGAGTGCTGGACACCTCTGCACGCTGCAGCCACCTGTGGCCACCTGCATCTGGTGGAGATGCTCATTGCCCG TGGTGCTAATCTCCTGGCGGTCAACACTGATGGGAATATGCCCTATGACCTGTGTGACGATGAGCAGACGCTGGACTGCTTAGAGACTGCCATGGCCAACCGCG GTGTCACCCAGGACAGCATTGAGGGGGCCCGGGCCGTGCGGGAGCTGTGCCTGCTGGAGGACGTCCAGAGCctgctgggggcaggggctgACCTCAATGCCTCCTTGGATCACGGGGCCACGCTG CTGCACATTGCTGCTGCCAACGGGTTCGGCAAGGTGGCTGCCCTGCTGTTGGAACACCAAGCCAGCCTGAGCGCCAAGGACCAGGATGGCTGGGAGCCGCTGCATGCAGCAGCCTACTGGGGTCAG GTGCACCTCGTGGAGCTGCTCGTGGCACATGGGGCTGACCTGAATGGAAAGTCCTTGATGGACGAGACACCTCTTG ATGTCTGTGGGGATGAAGAGGTGCGGGCCAAGCTGCTGGAGCTGAAGCACAAACATGACGCACTCCTGCGTGCCCAGGGCCGCCAGCACTCCCTGCTGCGCCGCCGCACCTCCAGTGCAGGCAGCCATGG GAAGGTGGTAAGGCGGGTGAGCCTGACCCAGCGCACCAACCTGTACCGCAAAGAGCATGCCCAGGAGGCCATTGTGTGGCAGCAGCCGCCACCCCCCAGCCCAGAGCCACCTGAGGATGATGAGGACCACAAGACAGATGCCGAGCTTCAGCTACCTCCTCCTgag GAGGACAGCCCTGAGGTGTTCAGGCCACACAACGGTAGAGTAGGGGCCccccctgggcggcacctgtactCCAAGCGACTGGACCGGTGTGTTTCCTATCAGCTGAGCCTCCCGGAGAGTACTGCCCCCCATGTCCTTGTCCGAGACAAGGCCCACCACACCTTGGCAGAGCTCAAACGCCAGCGAGCTGCTGCCAAACTGCAGAGAGCTGGTCCTGAGGGGCCTGAGGCCCCCGAACCTGTCCTGCCTGCTGCTAGGGAGAGCTCTCAGCCTAACCGTGACTTAGGGATAGGCATGGACCCTCCCCTGCTCAAGCTCACAGCCCCATCGGAGGAGGCCCCCATGGAGAAGAGGCCATGTTGCCTGCTCATGTGA
- the GPT gene encoding alanine aminotransferase 1 isoform X1 yields MALRAGNQNQAARNGLTEKVLTLDTMNPCVRRVEYAVRGPIVLRALELEQELRQGVKKPFTEVIRANIGDAQAMGQKPITFLRQVLALCVNPDLLSSPNFPEDAKKRAERILQACGGHSLGAYSTSSGIQLIREDVARYIERRDGGILAEPNNIFLSTGASDAIVVGRAWTVLKLLVAGEGRMRTGVLIPIPQYPLYSATLAELDAVQVDYYLDEERAWALDVAELQRALHQARDHCHPRALCVINPGNPTGQVQTRECIEAVIRFAFEERLFLLADEVYQDNVYAEGSQFHSFKKVLMEMGPPYAGHQELASFHSISKGYMGECGFRGGYVEVVNMDAAVRQQMLKLMSVRLCPPAPGQALLDLVVSPPVPSDPSFAQFQAERQAVLTELAAKAKLTEQVFNEAPGIHCNPVQGAMYSFPRVQLPPRAVQRAQELGLAPDMFFCLRLLEETGICVVPGSGFGQREGTYHFRMTILPPMEKLRQLLEKLSWFHTKFTQEYS; encoded by the exons ATGGCCTTGAGGGCAGGTAACCAGAATCAGGCTGCAAGGAACGGGCTGACGGAGAAGGTGTTGACGCTGGACACCATGAACCCGTGTGTGCGGAGGGTGGAGTATGCCGTACGCGGCCCGATAGTACTTCGTGCCTTGGAGCTGGAGCAGGAGCTGCGCCAG ggTGTCAAGAAGCCCTTCACAGAGGTCATCCGTGCTAATATTGGGGACGCACAGGCCATGGGGCAGAAACCCATCACCTTCCTGCGCCAG GTCCTGGCCCTCTGCGTAAACCCTGATCTCCTGAGCAGCCCCAACTTCCCTGAGGATGCCAAGAAAAGGGCAGAGCGTATCTTGCAGGCCTGCGGGGGCCACAGCCTAG gAGCCTACAGCACCAGCTCCGGCATCCAGCTGATACGGGAGGACGTGGCGCGGTACATCGAGAGGCGCGACGGAGGCATCCTCGCGGAACCCAACAACATCTTCTTGTCTACAGGGGCCAGTGACGCCATCGTGGTAGGCCGGGCCTGG ACGGTGCTGAAGCTGCTGGTGGCCGGCGAGGGCCGCATGCGCACGGGAGTGCTCATTCCCATACCTCAGTACCCGCTGTACTCGGCCACACTGGCGGAGCTGGACGCGGTGCAAGTGGACTACTACCTGGACGAGGAGCGCGCCTGGGCGCTCGACGTGGCCGAGCTGCAGCGCGCACTACATCAGGCCCGTGACCACTGTCATCCCCGCGCGCTCTGCGTCATCAACCCCGGCAACCCCACTG GGCAGGTGCAGACCCGCGAGTGCATTGAGGCCGTGATCCGCTTTGCCTTCGAAGAGCGGCTCTTCCTGCTGGCTGATGAG GTGTACCAGGACAACGTGTACGCTGAGGGTTCGCAGTTCCACTCATTCAAGAAGGTGCTTATGGAGATGGGGCCACCCTACGCCGGGCACCAGGAGCTTGCCTCCTTCCACTCCATCTCCAAGGGCTACATGGGCGA GTGCGGGTTCCGCGGCGGCTACGTGGAGGTGGTGAACATGGACGCCGCGGTGCGGCAGCAGATGTTGAAGCTGATGAGCGTGCGGCTGTGCCCGCCAGCGCCGGGCCAGGCCCTGCTTGACTTAGTGGTCAGCCCACCCGTGCCATCCGATCCCTCTTTTGCGCAATTCCAAGCC GAGAGACAGGCGGTGCTGACAGAGCTAGCGGCCAAGGCCAAGCTCACTGAGCAGGTCTTTAACGAGGCTCCCGGCATCCACTGCAACCCAGTGCAAGGCGCCATGTACTCCTTCCCACGCGTGCAGCTGCCCCCGCGCGCTGTGCAGCGTGCTCAG GAGCTGGGCCTAGCACCTGACATGTTCTTCTGCCTTCGGCTTCTGGAGGAGACTGGTATCTGCGTGGTGCCTGGGAGTGGCTTTGGGCAGCGGGAAGGCACCTACCACTTCAG GATGACCATTCTGCCTCCCATGGAGAAGCTGCGGCAGCTGCTGGAGAAGCTGAGCTGGTTCCACACCAAGTTCACTCAAGAGTATTCCTGA
- the GPT gene encoding alanine aminotransferase 1 isoform X2 codes for MALRAGNQNQAARNGLTEKVLTLDTMNPCVRRVEYAVRGPIVLRALELEQELRQGVKKPFTEVIRANIGDAQAMGQKPITFLRQVLALCVNPDLLSSPNFPEDAKKRAERILQACGGHSLGAYSTSSGIQLIREDVARYIERRDGGILAEPNNIFLSTGASDAIVTVLKLLVAGEGRMRTGVLIPIPQYPLYSATLAELDAVQVDYYLDEERAWALDVAELQRALHQARDHCHPRALCVINPGNPTGQVQTRECIEAVIRFAFEERLFLLADEVYQDNVYAEGSQFHSFKKVLMEMGPPYAGHQELASFHSISKGYMGECGFRGGYVEVVNMDAAVRQQMLKLMSVRLCPPAPGQALLDLVVSPPVPSDPSFAQFQAERQAVLTELAAKAKLTEQVFNEAPGIHCNPVQGAMYSFPRVQLPPRAVQRAQELGLAPDMFFCLRLLEETGICVVPGSGFGQREGTYHFRMTILPPMEKLRQLLEKLSWFHTKFTQEYS; via the exons ATGGCCTTGAGGGCAGGTAACCAGAATCAGGCTGCAAGGAACGGGCTGACGGAGAAGGTGTTGACGCTGGACACCATGAACCCGTGTGTGCGGAGGGTGGAGTATGCCGTACGCGGCCCGATAGTACTTCGTGCCTTGGAGCTGGAGCAGGAGCTGCGCCAG ggTGTCAAGAAGCCCTTCACAGAGGTCATCCGTGCTAATATTGGGGACGCACAGGCCATGGGGCAGAAACCCATCACCTTCCTGCGCCAG GTCCTGGCCCTCTGCGTAAACCCTGATCTCCTGAGCAGCCCCAACTTCCCTGAGGATGCCAAGAAAAGGGCAGAGCGTATCTTGCAGGCCTGCGGGGGCCACAGCCTAG gAGCCTACAGCACCAGCTCCGGCATCCAGCTGATACGGGAGGACGTGGCGCGGTACATCGAGAGGCGCGACGGAGGCATCCTCGCGGAACCCAACAACATCTTCTTGTCTACAGGGGCCAGTGACGCCATCGTG ACGGTGCTGAAGCTGCTGGTGGCCGGCGAGGGCCGCATGCGCACGGGAGTGCTCATTCCCATACCTCAGTACCCGCTGTACTCGGCCACACTGGCGGAGCTGGACGCGGTGCAAGTGGACTACTACCTGGACGAGGAGCGCGCCTGGGCGCTCGACGTGGCCGAGCTGCAGCGCGCACTACATCAGGCCCGTGACCACTGTCATCCCCGCGCGCTCTGCGTCATCAACCCCGGCAACCCCACTG GGCAGGTGCAGACCCGCGAGTGCATTGAGGCCGTGATCCGCTTTGCCTTCGAAGAGCGGCTCTTCCTGCTGGCTGATGAG GTGTACCAGGACAACGTGTACGCTGAGGGTTCGCAGTTCCACTCATTCAAGAAGGTGCTTATGGAGATGGGGCCACCCTACGCCGGGCACCAGGAGCTTGCCTCCTTCCACTCCATCTCCAAGGGCTACATGGGCGA GTGCGGGTTCCGCGGCGGCTACGTGGAGGTGGTGAACATGGACGCCGCGGTGCGGCAGCAGATGTTGAAGCTGATGAGCGTGCGGCTGTGCCCGCCAGCGCCGGGCCAGGCCCTGCTTGACTTAGTGGTCAGCCCACCCGTGCCATCCGATCCCTCTTTTGCGCAATTCCAAGCC GAGAGACAGGCGGTGCTGACAGAGCTAGCGGCCAAGGCCAAGCTCACTGAGCAGGTCTTTAACGAGGCTCCCGGCATCCACTGCAACCCAGTGCAAGGCGCCATGTACTCCTTCCCACGCGTGCAGCTGCCCCCGCGCGCTGTGCAGCGTGCTCAG GAGCTGGGCCTAGCACCTGACATGTTCTTCTGCCTTCGGCTTCTGGAGGAGACTGGTATCTGCGTGGTGCCTGGGAGTGGCTTTGGGCAGCGGGAAGGCACCTACCACTTCAG GATGACCATTCTGCCTCCCATGGAGAAGCTGCGGCAGCTGCTGGAGAAGCTGAGCTGGTTCCACACCAAGTTCACTCAAGAGTATTCCTGA
- the MFSD3 gene encoding major facilitator superfamily domain-containing protein 3 isoform X2, translated as MRGKLLPLFSLYLVQGLPYGLQSGLLPTLLRARGLSLTRVGLAKALYAPWLFKLAWAPLVGARGSARAWLARSTAALGLVCGLLAALPPSESGQAGLPAAAVGLLFLLNLCAAVQDVALDTLAVQLLEPAELGPGSTMQDMVTVPGTLWTAGFVLTYKLGEQGASSLFPLLLLDHGASAAELGLWNGVGAVACSIAGSFLAGVLLTRHWKPLPLLGSVLRLCLGALACQTALLFHLDTPGASLCCSTALRGAALLSLCLQHFLGGLVTTTTFTVMMHCSQLAPSALQATHYSLLATLELLGKLLLGTVAGALVDTLGLRPCFFLLLTLSTLPILGLGLAPSTLA; from the exons ATGCGCGGGAAGCTGCTGCCTCTGTTCAGCCTGTACCTGGTGCAGGGCTTGCCCTATGGACTCCAGTCCGGGCTGCTGCCCACACTGCTGCGGGCACGCGGGCTCTCCCTGACGCGGGTGGGACTGGCCAAGGCACTGTATGCCCCATGGCTGTTCAAGCTGGCGTGGGCCCCACTGGTGGGAGCGCGGGGTTCCGCGCGGGCCTGGCTGGCGCGCAGCACGGCAGCCCTGGGCCTGGTGTGCGGGCTATTAGCCGCACTGCCTCCCTCTGAAAGCGGCCAGGCCGGGTTGCCCGCCGCTGCGGTGGGGCTGCTGTTCTTGCTGAACCTTTGTGCGGCTGTGCAGGACGTGGCTCTGGACACGCTGGCCGTGCAGCTGCTAGAACCCGCCGAGCTGGGGCCTGGCAGCACCATGCAG GATATGGTGACCGTGCCAGGGACCCTGTGGACAGCAGGCTTCGTGCTCACCTACAAGTTAG gtgagcagggtgccagcagCCTGTTTCCTCTCCTCCTGCTGGACCATGGTGCTTCTGCTGCCGAGCTGGGGCTGTGGAATGGCGTGGGTGCTGTGGCCTGCTCCATTGCTGGCTCTTTCCTGGCTGGTGTCCTGCTGACCAGGCACTG gaAGCCATTACCCTTGCTGGGGTCAGTGCTGCGGCTCTGCCTTGGAGCCCTGGCCTGCCAGACTGCCCTACTCTTCCACCTGGACACCCCAGGGGCCAGCTTGTGCTGTAGCACTGCTTTGAGAG GAGCAGCCTTGCTGAGCCTGTGCCTACAACACTTCCTGGGGGGCCTGGTCACCACGACCACTTTCACTGTGATGATGCACTGCAGCCAGCTGGCACCCAGTGCCCTGCAG GCCACACACTACAGCCTCTTGGCCACGCTGGAGCTGCTGGGGAAGCTGCTGTTGGGCACTGTGGCTGGAGCCCTGGTTGACACCCTGGGGCTACGTCCttgcttcttcctcctcctcactctctcAACCCTGCCCatcctgggcctgggcctggcacCCAGCACCCTGGCCTGA
- the MFSD3 gene encoding major facilitator superfamily domain-containing protein 3 isoform X3 produces MRGKLLPLFSLYLVQGLPYGLQSGLLPTLLRARGLSLTRVGLAKALYAPWLFKLAWAPLVGARGSARAWLARSTAALGLVCGLLAALPPSESGQAGLPAAAVGLLFLLNLCAAVQDVALDTLAVQLLEPAELGPGSTMQVVAYKLGAALAGGGLLALLPTLSWPGLFLLLAAAYWLAAALAWTARVLGQLPGPGPSEYPYYTLRLLQDMVTVPGTLWTAGFVLTYKLGEQGASSLFPLLLLDHGASAAELGLWNGVGAVACSIAGSFLAGVLLTRHWSSLAEPVPTTLPGGPGHHDHFHCDDALQPAGTQCPAGHTLQPLGHAGAAGEAAVGHCGWSPG; encoded by the exons ATGCGCGGGAAGCTGCTGCCTCTGTTCAGCCTGTACCTGGTGCAGGGCTTGCCCTATGGACTCCAGTCCGGGCTGCTGCCCACACTGCTGCGGGCACGCGGGCTCTCCCTGACGCGGGTGGGACTGGCCAAGGCACTGTATGCCCCATGGCTGTTCAAGCTGGCGTGGGCCCCACTGGTGGGAGCGCGGGGTTCCGCGCGGGCCTGGCTGGCGCGCAGCACGGCAGCCCTGGGCCTGGTGTGCGGGCTATTAGCCGCACTGCCTCCCTCTGAAAGCGGCCAGGCCGGGTTGCCCGCCGCTGCGGTGGGGCTGCTGTTCTTGCTGAACCTTTGTGCGGCTGTGCAGGACGTGGCTCTGGACACGCTGGCCGTGCAGCTGCTAGAACCCGCCGAGCTGGGGCCTGGCAGCACCATGCAGGTTGTGGCTTATAAGCTGGGGGCAGCACTGGCAGGGGGCGGGCTGCTGGCCCTCCTGCCCACTCTCTCGTGGCCAGGGCTCTTTCTGCTCCTAGCTGCCGCCTACTGGCTGGCTGCAGCCTTGGCCTGGACTGCGCGGGTCCTGGGCCAGCTTCCAGGTCCTGGGCCCTCAGAGTACCCCTATTACACCCTGCGTCTTCTGCAGGATATGGTGACCGTGCCAGGGACCCTGTGGACAGCAGGCTTCGTGCTCACCTACAAGTTAG gtgagcagggtgccagcagCCTGTTTCCTCTCCTCCTGCTGGACCATGGTGCTTCTGCTGCCGAGCTGGGGCTGTGGAATGGCGTGGGTGCTGTGGCCTGCTCCATTGCTGGCTCTTTCCTGGCTGGTGTCCTGCTGACCAGGCACTG GAGCAGCCTTGCTGAGCCTGTGCCTACAACACTTCCTGGGGGGCCTGGTCACCACGACCACTTTCACTGTGATGATGCACTGCAGCCAGCTGGCACCCAGTGCCCTGCAG GCCACACACTACAGCCTCTTGGCCACGCTGGAGCTGCTGGGGAAGCTGCTGTTGGGCACTGTGGCTGGAGCCCTGGTTGA
- the MFSD3 gene encoding major facilitator superfamily domain-containing protein 3 isoform X1 → MRGKLLPLFSLYLVQGLPYGLQSGLLPTLLRARGLSLTRVGLAKALYAPWLFKLAWAPLVGARGSARAWLARSTAALGLVCGLLAALPPSESGQAGLPAAAVGLLFLLNLCAAVQDVALDTLAVQLLEPAELGPGSTMQVVAYKLGAALAGGGLLALLPTLSWPGLFLLLAAAYWLAAALAWTARVLGQLPGPGPSEYPYYTLRLLQDMVTVPGTLWTAGFVLTYKLGEQGASSLFPLLLLDHGASAAELGLWNGVGAVACSIAGSFLAGVLLTRHWKPLPLLGSVLRLCLGALACQTALLFHLDTPGASLCCSTALRGAALLSLCLQHFLGGLVTTTTFTVMMHCSQLAPSALQATHYSLLATLELLGKLLLGTVAGALVDTLGLRPCFFLLLTLSTLPILGLGLAPSTLA, encoded by the exons ATGCGCGGGAAGCTGCTGCCTCTGTTCAGCCTGTACCTGGTGCAGGGCTTGCCCTATGGACTCCAGTCCGGGCTGCTGCCCACACTGCTGCGGGCACGCGGGCTCTCCCTGACGCGGGTGGGACTGGCCAAGGCACTGTATGCCCCATGGCTGTTCAAGCTGGCGTGGGCCCCACTGGTGGGAGCGCGGGGTTCCGCGCGGGCCTGGCTGGCGCGCAGCACGGCAGCCCTGGGCCTGGTGTGCGGGCTATTAGCCGCACTGCCTCCCTCTGAAAGCGGCCAGGCCGGGTTGCCCGCCGCTGCGGTGGGGCTGCTGTTCTTGCTGAACCTTTGTGCGGCTGTGCAGGACGTGGCTCTGGACACGCTGGCCGTGCAGCTGCTAGAACCCGCCGAGCTGGGGCCTGGCAGCACCATGCAGGTTGTGGCTTATAAGCTGGGGGCAGCACTGGCAGGGGGCGGGCTGCTGGCCCTCCTGCCCACTCTCTCGTGGCCAGGGCTCTTTCTGCTCCTAGCTGCCGCCTACTGGCTGGCTGCAGCCTTGGCCTGGACTGCGCGGGTCCTGGGCCAGCTTCCAGGTCCTGGGCCCTCAGAGTACCCCTATTACACCCTGCGTCTTCTGCAGGATATGGTGACCGTGCCAGGGACCCTGTGGACAGCAGGCTTCGTGCTCACCTACAAGTTAG gtgagcagggtgccagcagCCTGTTTCCTCTCCTCCTGCTGGACCATGGTGCTTCTGCTGCCGAGCTGGGGCTGTGGAATGGCGTGGGTGCTGTGGCCTGCTCCATTGCTGGCTCTTTCCTGGCTGGTGTCCTGCTGACCAGGCACTG gaAGCCATTACCCTTGCTGGGGTCAGTGCTGCGGCTCTGCCTTGGAGCCCTGGCCTGCCAGACTGCCCTACTCTTCCACCTGGACACCCCAGGGGCCAGCTTGTGCTGTAGCACTGCTTTGAGAG GAGCAGCCTTGCTGAGCCTGTGCCTACAACACTTCCTGGGGGGCCTGGTCACCACGACCACTTTCACTGTGATGATGCACTGCAGCCAGCTGGCACCCAGTGCCCTGCAG GCCACACACTACAGCCTCTTGGCCACGCTGGAGCTGCTGGGGAAGCTGCTGTTGGGCACTGTGGCTGGAGCCCTGGTTGACACCCTGGGGCTACGTCCttgcttcttcctcctcctcactctctcAACCCTGCCCatcctgggcctgggcctggcacCCAGCACCCTGGCCTGA